The genomic window AATTAATCGTttgtagccttcgtcttaaaacagttttattttttgtacttatattattcataaatcaataaaatttaggttttcccaaaaccaacgtgacctgagtttttcagggttatgttaaaacattatatggTATAGGCCTGCTAAAATTAACGAGTCTCAAGATTAAGGCTGTATACTTAATGTTGATTCCAAAACTGTGTACCAcacgatttcatgctttcagtaaatGGTTACGTCTGACAAACAAATATGACTCCAAGTTCATGAAATCCATTTAAATAAGAACTTCTTCagaaacaataatatatttttatactatgAATTTACTTAAAGTCACATGTGAAAATCGGAAATAttacaagcaaaataatttttgaggaCTGCCCCTTATACTTATGTTCCCTAGCGGCCTAGAATGCACACCCCGGGACTGGAACCCGGAACCCTTCGCAGCGAAAGCCAATGCTAACAAGAAGCATTGCAGTCGTGGGGCGGCGGTCCAGGCGAGTGCccggtgacgtcacggctgccgtGTGGATGTTTgtgaagggggggaggaggggtccACTCTCGCCCCGGCCGACCCAGATTCAAAGGTcacctgcgggggggggggggggcaaggggtgGGGGGCATCGACCGACCGGCGGGACACCTCCCTGTTACGCAACGAGTCCCGTTATCCCTCCGGTCCATGCACGTTTGCGCGACcaacgaaggggggggggggggggaaataagaAACCCCCACCTCTTCGTCACGTCACACGGCGCCGAGCAACTTATTTCACGTTGTCTTAGGCAACcagcttcataaaaaaaaaacgtaaaaatgttAAGTAGTTTTCCTGTGACACGTCTATGACGTACTGTTTCTGAATCATGAAAATTAGTTTCAAAAGCCCTCTCTGCTAAATTACGAAAGTACTaccgaaaatattttaaatactttagtaAACTAAGTTtatatagattaaattttttattatatttaaaatgtaagacCCTACTAGTTTATAacgcataaaatattttaaccattatttataaaaaacaatagtTGTGCTCATTTCATATTCCAGGTGATTTTTGAATAGTTCAATTTGAGTATGACATcttaaatactaaaaataatttctcgaatTTTCCAGTCTCATGTTACAATGCCAGAGCATATAGTTACTGCTACCATAACTGCCTAGTCACTCGTAACGTTATTTTTATTAGAAGGTCGTCTTTGCAGCAAGGTTATCAAGTCACATTCTTCAAAGTcgttctatatttttttttttcgtccttcAAATGACGCTAAGTGAAACACTCATGCGCTACAGAAACACATTCCAACACGATCATTCAATATGATAACCTTATATTTGCTAAAATTTAGTAACTTAATGTGACGACATGTATGATTTAAAGACCTAAAATTGCAGCTAGTTTTTTCATGTCttcgttatttaaatataaaatacggacaattatattgtaaaatacattttttggttTTACGTTCAGGATGATATCTTTATGGAACAAAAAATTTGGTTAATAATTGTTATCATATCTTCTGTATACtttgatatattataataaaattaagacTTAATTAatcctaaattaattttttttttaaattaaatgtaaaggCATCAGCAAATATGAATTAAAGAGTTTCGTACAGAAAAAGCCAAAAATTAACTTCTcagcattatatttttaacatcgttaaattttctatcaagaaattattttttatttatattaattcaaAAATCACAGGCAGAAgcatcaatattatttttaatatttattggtgATGAACAATTAGGTTTATTTTGGACTCTTCGCCGTAAATAATACAGATTCTCGTTAAAGAACCAATATCGTCAGTGCAGTTCTTACGTCTTGTATAAGTCCACACTTGTTTTTAAGTTTGTAGTCTAAAGCGTCGCTCAGGGACACTAGAAAGTGTGGAAAAAGAAAGGCGTTTCTTGTTCCACACGAAAATACGTAAAAACGAGATAGAGAGAGCTTTCACCAGTGCGAGCCAGGAGAGAAAACTCTTGGAGCCTTCGGTCCGTACCCGCTATCGTGATCTGGATTAGTAAACCGCGTGTCCCCGGCCGCCAGAtggcagcgctgtcgcctgctgacTGTCGCTGAAAGTGGAGCAGAGTGGAACGAGAGTCATGCACAGCTCTTTCCAGCTCAACGTGAAGCGATGTGGAGCGATATGCAAACAAGTCATTATTTTCAAACTCTTCCCTGAAAATATAACCAGTAAGGACCCACAAACAATCGAGTGATTTTATTGTATCCGGCTAGACAGGACACAGTTGTAAAGAACTAGtcaaaaattcttttttattttatttaattggcTGATGACCTATTTTACCTTCCTTCCGGGTTGCAAATggtttattactagagaccgaaaATATTCGTGtcacgctaaaattcaaatcatTATATCTTTGTGCTGCTCCTGCCGTTGGTTCACCGTTAATATTGAGGACTGTGCGCCAATTAGATACCATAAATCCAGGAggtatcaaatcacaagctacccagttgagatgcctcacaagccagcagccaatggaaAGGAGACGTTTTCCCGGGTGTGCAGAGAATCCTGTAGTCTATATGGAAGACcactgaaaacgcgaatttttccagtctttatttattaaaaaaattcaggtattttcttaatgttttattttgtccTCCAGGGCGTGCCACACGTGACTATGAGTATGAAAATGAAATACAATTAAGACGCATAATGGTGTACATTTTAGCCTCTTGCCAAACAACTATACGAATTTTGCGGGCCCCTAGTTATTAGACGGTTTAAAAACAGCAAAGAAcataatgagaaaaaaatattaatttgaagaaAGTAATTGTACATAGTAAAACTAACAGGATAAAAAGGCCGAGAATCACATTCCTATTAGGTGAAACACCAATTTAATTCGGTTCAAGTCAGTCCCACCATTTAAATCATGGTATCGTCGGGCGTGAAGCAAATAGTCTGTGCCATACTAGGTCAAATGTTTCGTTCGCATTGAGGAAATAGCTTAAACCACACTGCTTTTTGGTCGGGACGTTGTTAACgacaaaaattctaattaaatctTATAAACCTTCACCGGGTGTGCCGTAAACTTTGGGGTCAGAAGTAGGGATGGCCCTAACAACTAGATTTAGgactgttttaaaattaaaataaacaaaacaataaataaaatttaaggtaTTTCAGAATAAACTTAGGGTTAAGAACAGTAGTAAGTTTAGAGTGTAATAAGTGTTGGTGTGTTAATTTCGAGTAGAAGTTTAGGCTAGCTCATAAGTGTAGTGATGTGACAGACGTGATGGTGCCTGTGGACAAGGAAGACAAAGAGCGGCCACGCGCGGACGGTCTGTGTTGCAGTGTCGGCCGCCAGGGCGCAGTACAAGTGCCCCGAGAAGACGGGCTACTTCCCGGACCCGGTGCAGTGCGACCTGTACTACAAGTGCTCGCAGGGCGTGCCCGAGGAGAAGCTGTGTCCCGACGGGCTGGTGTTCGACGACACCAACCCCAACGTGGGCCGCTGCGACATCCCCGCCAACATCGACTGCGACGACCGCACGGAGCTACGTGAGTCACcttacccctccccccttctctgtGCACAGAGTCCTCCTTGGCGTCACCgaggaggcagagggttgccgtGAATGCCAAGAGGCTATGCATTCACAAGCCCGTTGGAACGTGTCTCGGATAACTGTAACTGGCAACAGCCCCGACACCTCAGACGACAGTCACCTTCTCCCTCAGGAGTCAGGCCCACTTAGTGAGACGTCACAAAAGTATGAGGAAAATAAAGCTGTTATCCCTAAATATTTCAATGATATAATTCTGCGACAGTGACAAAatttgcggtggttgtagaacttcattcaattaaacataatctgGATGCTCAGGATTCAATGTTAAATAATTCACACCCATTCTGTATATCTGTACCATGGAGGCCTAAGACACTATGCCACATAAACCATTCTTTTCATGATAGCAGTTTGCagaattttaaatagtacctcattaatttactcaactattttctacccaaaaatactttaatttttgacatatcCTTGATCTTTGTAATGTATGCCACTAGGAAGAACGTGACACGGTGGTCAAGTTTATAGTTATAAGAGCAGTTAACCCAAAAGTGGACATATTGGTCTTATGCCTCTGAGGAacggaaatagttttttttttcaataacccGTCGAGATGTAATTGCTTAATACAAAAAAACGCGAATTAATTTTGCTATGGGCTAAAACTTAAATACTTATACCATTGTGCAGAGTATGCTATTTTCTCAAAGTTCGTGTGGAACAATCTTGGCCAGTGACAAGCACTCAAACATAGAAATGCCGAATCAGAGACTAACGGGTGCAGAGTTTTCACAAGTAACCATCCGACGAGACCGCTGAGACTTGCTCGGGTGTCTAGCAGACCACGAAGTTCTTCCCAAatgtcattgaacacgcgaatttttcccagAAACtgcagagaattaaaaaaaaaaacctgcaaaagCTCCATTATTTTTATCGTTTCTTCTATTGGTCCGCCATCCAGCGGTTTTCAACTACCGCAACCACAAAGTCCTTCCTCAGTCTGTTTTGGGATTTCGCTCACAGTAATAATTGAAGCAGGAATTTTTGCGGGCAGGGCCCAAGGGCGATTTGTTTTCCCTAACTGGCTCGCACAGTCGTGACTTAAGGAACGGTCAAAGCTGATTAAACAGCAAAGTTAAACTGGTTGCACTGCATGCCGCAGAGAGAGCTCAGCAACGGCGTGTTGACGGACGTGTGTCTCTGCGTGTGTCTGCAGAGGACCCGAAGCCGAGCGAGGGCTGCCCGCGCGCCAACGGCTACTTCCGGCACCCGGACCCGCAGTCGTGCGACAAGTTCGTGAACTGCGTGGACGGCGTGCCGCAGGAGCACCCGTGCCCGCCCAGCCTCGTGTACGACGACTCGCGCAGCACGTGCGCCTGGCCGGCCGAGAGCCACCGCAAGGACTGCGTGCAGGGCAAGAAGGGTGAGTCGTCGAGCCCGCAGCAACAAGCCCCTAGGCCCGGGCCCGGTGGATCTCGGTGCACGGGGCAGATGTTGCTAGGCCATTGGCGTTCCCGCAGCAACAAGCCCCTAGGCCCGGGCCCGGTGGATCTCGGTGCACGGGGCAGATGTTGCTAGGCCATTGGCGTGCCCGCAGCAACAAGCCCCTAGGCCCGGGCCCGGTGGATCTCGGTGCACCGGGCAGATGTTGCTAGGCCATTGGCGTGCCCGCAGCAACAAGCCCCTAGGCCCGGGCCCGGTGGATCTCGGTGCACGGGGCAGATGTTGCTAGGCCATTGGCGTGCCCGCAGCAACAAGCCCCTAGGCCCGGGCCCGGTGGATCTCGGTGCACGGGGCAGATGTTGCTAGGCCAttggcgtgcccagacatttccattagggaggggggggggggctgctaaacttttaaatcagaagctgaatttagaatgttaaatagcctaaatacattcactcatcgccgtgtttatatttttgtgcagtatcaacgagatatgtttactagttaatatttatatccgtatgaTTTTAACaatattgaaaatatgttttttttttccatagacaatgtttaaagggtacttacacatttttccccttcgaattttccaatagcttggtccagatctaccttgaaatgaacttatttttagtgaatgcaaacacagcaattcagacaacagaactttaaaaaatctcttaaaatatttatttttgcttggccattttaagggacctcgtgttttaaataaactaaggcagctgtatttccagaacgataaaatgtttaaaaatattgttaattagcacgctgcaacactgaaaaacagtttgagtgtcacagtgccaggaatatacgaatattaacgaacgcattagagaaaatgccgatctgagtgattacattaggggggtccatggcccacctggccccccctgtaggcacgcctatgtgcTAGGCGTGGATACAGATCTACTATTGAACAAGACTCCTTTCCCGCGCCCTGTACCCTCGCATCCGTTCACTCgcactttttggcgcctcttttgaCTGTTTATTCCCACGTTACCTTATCTACAATACGACACAGCAAATCTATTATTCTAGGGGCTTGAATGATAATTCTAGTAGAGTACACATCcttttgaatttatatttaattgtaaattcGGTTTCTCAAGTGCTATTAAGAGGCTTCCAAATAGAGTCTGTGTAGTTTTAACTGACGTTATCAGCAGCCACAAAGTCATTACGCAAAATCAAATTGTGGGCTTTCACGTAAATAATTTTGCataataaaaacatgtattttggCTATGCACCTATGCACTTGAAGCGACcacattacaattttattttggaaaatttgtAGAAAATTGACGTGCACAAATTATTAAAGTGTAGTTAAAACGcacgtaaaaaattatttaaaatttttaaaccatttcTCAGTGCCTCACTCCAGGTAttcagataaattttaaaaaaaattatttaatgtaggtttttggacatacgacattgcagtTTTCTATTGTTTGTCATGGAAAGATTCCGAaaatcgaaaataaataaaaatacaaacataaaaaatcacagaaaacaagaatgaatcagctgatgtcgaacaaacGGAACCAAGGATGAaattaaacaagtattatggacaaaacaacgacgacAGTACTGTCCGATATCAGTTGATTCAGTCttattttgtgtaaattttttatctttgaattgttatttattttttatcttcggaatt from Bacillus rossius redtenbacheri isolate Brsri chromosome 1, Brsri_v3, whole genome shotgun sequence includes these protein-coding regions:
- the LOC134536286 gene encoding protein obstructor-E-like codes for the protein MASTTRAACRRLQQLLLMLLLVSAARAQYKCPEKTGYFPDPVQCDLYYKCSQGVPEEKLCPDGLVFDDTNPNVGRCDIPANIDCDDRTELQDPKPSEGCPRANGYFRHPDPQSCDKFVNCVDGVPQEHPCPPSLVYDDSRSTCAWPAESHRKDCVQGKKDSLEDGFSCPDGEVIGPNGRALPHPTFPHPDDCQKFYICRNGVMPQKGSCPDGLVYNEESFKCDEPENVPGCEKWYEGDKGKRK